In Gemmatimonadota bacterium, a single window of DNA contains:
- the rnz gene encoding ribonuclease Z, giving the protein MPLSLRFLGTSASRPTVERGVSSIALEREGETLLFDCGEGTQRQMMRYGVSFNFGDVFFSHFHTDHYLGIIGLLRTMALQGRTDLLRVWGPRGAARTMKKCEGLGADRLTFPLEIAELAPGDVVRRKDYQVEAIGAEHRGSVALGWAIVEDIRRGRFNPERARELGIPEGPLWGRIHKGDPITLEDGRVVQPHELVGATRPGRRIVITGDTRPCDATRTAAADADLLVHESTFGDEDAERAVETGHSTAREAATLAKEAGALRLVLTHLSARYTRDVSDLEREARSVFPRTTIARDGIEIDVPFRDAGDDDAERA; this is encoded by the coding sequence ATGCCCCTTTCTCTCCGATTCCTCGGGACCTCCGCCTCCCGCCCGACCGTCGAACGCGGCGTCTCCTCCATTGCCCTCGAACGGGAGGGAGAGACGCTCCTGTTCGACTGCGGCGAGGGGACGCAGCGCCAGATGATGCGATACGGCGTCTCGTTCAACTTCGGCGACGTCTTCTTCTCCCACTTCCATACCGATCACTACCTCGGGATCATCGGGCTCCTGCGCACGATGGCCCTGCAGGGACGAACCGACCTCCTGCGGGTGTGGGGACCGCGGGGCGCCGCACGGACCATGAAGAAGTGCGAGGGGCTGGGCGCCGACCGACTCACCTTTCCGCTCGAAATCGCCGAGCTGGCGCCGGGAGACGTGGTCCGGCGGAAGGACTATCAAGTGGAAGCGATCGGGGCCGAGCACCGCGGTTCGGTCGCCCTCGGATGGGCCATCGTCGAGGACATCCGGCGCGGGCGATTCAACCCTGAACGGGCCCGGGAGCTCGGGATCCCCGAGGGGCCGCTCTGGGGGCGGATCCACAAGGGGGATCCGATCACGCTCGAGGACGGGCGCGTGGTACAGCCCCACGAACTGGTGGGAGCCACCCGCCCCGGACGTCGCATTGTGATCACGGGGGACACCCGTCCCTGCGACGCCACCCGCACCGCCGCCGCCGACGCCGACCTACTCGTCCACGAGTCGACGTTTGGCGACGAAGACGCCGAGCGTGCGGTCGAGACGGGGCACTCCACGGCACGGGAGGCCGCGACGCTGGCCAAAGAGGCTGGGGCGCTTCGGCTCGTGCTCACGCACCTGTCGGCACGCTACACGCGCGACGTCAGCGACCTGGAACGTGAGGCAAGGAGCGTCTTTCCGCGAACGACGATCGCGCGCGATGGCATCGAGATCGATGTCCCCTTCCGCGACGCCGGCGACGACGACGCGGAACGCGCGTGA